TAGGCCACATATTGAGGAATGGCAATGGCCGCAAGAATGCCAACGATAGCGAGTAACACAGGCACAAGCAGGACAATGAAAATTCCACCGGTGCTGGTCTCAGGATAGATGTCCTGCAATTCAGGTTCACTCTTGCAGGCATAAAGAATGAACTCAACAAACGCCACCAATGTCGGGATATACGTCCAGAAAAACAAGAGGTACAACACCCCTTGTAGATTCTTCTTCAGGTAAAATTTATGCCCGCCCAGTCCGCCAAGAAAAAACGTGATCACCAGCAAGGCAACCTTGTTGACCATGGTACGCGGCGGGGCCACACGTACGCCGCATTTCGGGCAGATTTCAGCTTTAATATGAATCTGACTGCCACAGGTAGGGCAAACCTTGTGCTGAGGTGCACTTACGGATTCAGGTTCTTTGATTGGATCATGCGCGGAAGTAAGAATAGTTTGTTCTGGTCGGGCCTGCAATTCGGGAGCAGCAGACTCTGACGACGTAAAAGGAAATGACTTCTTGCACTGCGGGCATGTAACCGTCTTGCCCTGTAATATCGCAGGATCACGGTCAATATCTTTACTGAAACCACAATGTGGACAAGTAATCGTGCAAAGGCTCATATGAGCTCCTGAAAAGGATAAACGTGCCGAACAAAAATCTTTAAAGGGTAAAAAACCGTCACTGACGGAAAAACAACACTATCAGAATGCATTCTAATAATATAGCAACACGGTGATCCTTTTTAGCCCTTTAACACTCTTTTGACAAATTGACGAGTGGACTCCACGCCTTGAATTTGACAGAATCCATACAAACACCAAACCAAACAGGACTCCGCGTGTTAAGACCTTCCATCTCATTTCTTTTCATCATTCTCGTTTCTTTTTATGTGTGCTCATGCACAGCCACACCGGTCCATCTGTCTGACCTGGCTAAGACCGATATCGACATGGTGGTTGATCTGCATATTCAGCGAACGGAATCACTGATGCGTGAATTGACGGAAAAGCTTTATCACAGAAATCCGGTTCAATTAACGCGAGGGGGAAAGAAAACTCTCGGCCAGGCCATGGATATCCTGTTCAACGAGCAACGCAATTTATCGTTTCCGCAGCTCGATGGCAGATTAGGTACGGATGCCATGTTATTAGCACTGGATGAGCATTATGCTGGAGACAGAGTCTTTGCCTTGATGACTGGCCTTCTTTCGATGATCAGAACCTCCTACGGCAACAAGGCTGAATTCTTCATGTTGGACGATCTGGAACCGCAGGCGCTGTACAACTCTGCCCGTAATATTGAAATTTTAGTGTGGCGGTTAAAAGCACGGGTCGATGAGCATGGCAAGCCGATTATCTGGACCAATAATCAGCCTGGTGAGGAGCAGAACCTAAGTTATGAACGGCTGTTTGGACAACTGATCTCTTTGCAAGACACCATGGCGTTAATCGCCGGCCAGAAGTGGAATCGGTCAATCAACTTTATTGTGCGCACTGCCGCCTCAACGGTATTTTTACCCGTTGGGTTATAACCCATTTCAGGCCCCCCTCACCCGCCACGTCAGGTCACCCAGAGGGGCCTGTCATCGCCGCAGGCAACTCTTGATCGATTAAATCAGCAATAAAACTGCCGATATAAACTTTACTCTTTAACCGTACCGGGATACGCCGCTCGTCATCCGTCAGCCAAACCTGAATTTTGGCATCCTTACTCTTTTTGAACACGCCACCAACCTGTTTCAGGTCCGGTTCAACCAAAATGGTCGGATAAGCACGATCCGCAATCGTTATCGTTTCCTTACGAATCACACGGGCTTCGCCAAGCACGTTCTTCTTGCCATCCGTCACCGCGAGCCGCAGGGCTTCACCAACAACCAGCCGTTCGTTACGCAGAGCATAAAAAGCCGATAACGGATCAAGACTGCCGGGCAACAGATCAATCGGCTTTTTCTCTTTATCCTTGTCGCGATACGTTGCCGTTCCCTGCTGCCAGTCAAAGCGAACCACAACATCTTTTTTATGCCGCCCCTCCTGTTGCTTCTTGCGATATAAGTGACTTCTCTGCAAGCCATATTGAGCAAATGCATCAATCCGGTCACGGACTTTAAAGAACACGTCAAGAGTATCGTTGGTGCGAGCCTGCAAAACGAAATGATGGCACAGCGTTCCGTCTACCGACTCTAACGGTTCCACTGACAGGGTCGCTTTTCCGGCCGGGATCACACCCCACTTGAGAACGTAGTGCAACACTTCTCCGGGCGGGTATGCTGCTGCCTGGGCAGGCGTCGCCAATGCTGCCCCGCCGTGGATCAGGAAAACACTCAGAATAAGCATCTTCGAGAGAGTAAAAAAACGATGCTTCGCAGCCATTAACAACAGCGGCAGACAAATTGGCAGGGCTATAAGGCAATACATCATGGACCGTCCTTGCCATGACAGCAGGCGTAATGACTCAAGAAAAAAGACAGATCTTTTACACCTCATGATCTTCTACGTTTTGCTCCGATAGAGCAATAAAGTAAGAACGTCCTACATGATTCCTCGATCATTCTCACTCTTATTGAACCCTCCCCAGAGTTCCCTTGCCACCGAACAAGTCATCCACATA
This is a stretch of genomic DNA from uncultured Desulfuromonas sp.. It encodes these proteins:
- a CDS encoding NINE protein; this translates as MSLCTITCPHCGFSKDIDRDPAILQGKTVTCPQCKKSFPFTSSESAAPELQARPEQTILTSAHDPIKEPESVSAPQHKVCPTCGSQIHIKAEICPKCGVRVAPPRTMVNKVALLVITFFLGGLGGHKFYLKKNLQGVLYLLFFWTYIPTLVAFVEFILYACKSEPELQDIYPETSTGGIFIVLLVPVLLAIVGILAAIAIPQYVAYRQRAGNVAANTALSTCQERVLGYYAENGMWPTDASQLQCQATEGVYLYYLANDPDDYQLISYSEHGNKAFVINEDDVEVVEVDKAEIRAELTNEIGAESLAPGFYFVK
- a CDS encoding DUF3108 domain-containing protein translates to MMYCLIALPICLPLLLMAAKHRFFTLSKMLILSVFLIHGGAALATPAQAAAYPPGEVLHYVLKWGVIPAGKATLSVEPLESVDGTLCHHFVLQARTNDTLDVFFKVRDRIDAFAQYGLQRSHLYRKKQQEGRHKKDVVVRFDWQQGTATYRDKDKEKKPIDLLPGSLDPLSAFYALRNERLVVGEALRLAVTDGKKNVLGEARVIRKETITIADRAYPTILVEPDLKQVGGVFKKSKDAKIQVWLTDDERRIPVRLKSKVYIGSFIADLIDQELPAAMTGPSG